One window of Gloeothece citriformis PCC 7424 genomic DNA carries:
- the uvrC gene encoding excinuclease ABC subunit UvrC, producing the protein MLPLIKESEKLETRLKEIPPEPGVYFMRDKNGDILYIGKSKKLRSRVRSYFRNSHVLSPRLALMVQQVADIEFIVTDTEAEALALEANLIKQHQPYFNVLLKDDKKYPYVCITWSEDYPRIFITRKRRLDNEKDRYYGPYVDTRLLRSTLQMIKRIFPLRQRPKPLFKDRPCLNYDIGRCPGVCQLLISPADYHKTIQQVAMIFQGRTGELINTLSSQMEQAANQLNFEKAATIRDQIKALESLTSDQKVALPDDTISRDAIALATDGHHCCIQLFQIRAGRLVGRLGFFVDIQNQENNITQTDPGAILQRVLEEHYWMADPVEIPSEILLQYPLSDEGTLGDWLSERKGRKVNLIVPQRQSKAELIEMVERNAKYELERTQRFADRNLAAMEDLAAIVDLEELPKRIEGYDISHIQGSNAVASQVVFIDGVPAKQHYRHYKIKNPEVKIGHSDDFASLAEVIRRRFRKYNRNSLTSLPTPLLQGEGSLSSESDLPDLIMIDGGKGQLSAVVEVLQEMNLLSELRVVSLAKQREEIFLPGESEPLATDAEQPGVQLLRRVRDEAHRFAVSFHRQQRMKNSRRSRLDEIPGLGFGRQKQLLAHFHSVDYIRQATIDQLMEVSGIGEQLAQEIYNYFHPA; encoded by the coding sequence ATGCTACCGCTTATTAAAGAATCAGAAAAATTAGAAACCCGACTCAAAGAAATTCCCCCAGAACCCGGTGTTTATTTTATGCGGGATAAAAATGGGGATATTCTCTATATTGGAAAATCAAAAAAATTGCGATCGCGGGTTCGGTCTTACTTTCGCAATTCTCATGTATTGAGTCCCCGTCTTGCTTTAATGGTTCAGCAAGTGGCCGATATAGAATTTATTGTTACGGATACGGAAGCAGAAGCACTTGCTTTAGAAGCTAATTTAATTAAACAGCATCAACCTTATTTTAATGTTCTGCTTAAAGATGACAAAAAATATCCCTATGTTTGTATCACTTGGTCAGAAGATTATCCGAGGATTTTTATTACCCGTAAACGCCGTTTAGATAACGAGAAAGATCGATATTATGGCCCCTATGTGGATACCCGTTTATTACGATCGACTCTGCAAATGATTAAACGGATTTTTCCCTTGCGTCAACGTCCTAAACCTCTATTTAAAGACCGTCCTTGTCTTAATTATGATATTGGTCGGTGTCCGGGGGTCTGTCAATTATTAATTTCTCCGGCTGACTATCATAAAACGATTCAGCAAGTGGCGATGATTTTTCAGGGACGAACGGGAGAATTAATTAATACTCTTTCCTCACAAATGGAACAAGCGGCTAATCAATTAAACTTTGAAAAAGCAGCTACCATTCGAGATCAAATTAAAGCGTTAGAGTCCTTAACTAGCGATCAAAAAGTGGCTTTACCGGATGATACCATTTCTAGAGATGCGATCGCTTTAGCTACTGATGGACACCATTGCTGTATTCAATTATTCCAAATTCGCGCCGGTCGTTTAGTGGGAAGATTAGGATTTTTTGTCGATATTCAAAACCAAGAAAATAATATCACTCAAACTGATCCGGGGGCTATTTTACAACGAGTTTTAGAAGAACATTATTGGATGGCCGATCCGGTAGAAATTCCTAGCGAAATTCTGCTGCAATATCCTTTATCGGATGAGGGAACGTTAGGAGACTGGTTGAGTGAGAGAAAGGGACGAAAAGTTAATCTAATCGTACCCCAACGGCAAAGCAAAGCGGAATTAATCGAAATGGTAGAACGCAATGCTAAGTATGAGTTAGAAAGAACTCAACGTTTTGCCGATCGCAATTTAGCGGCGATGGAAGATTTAGCCGCTATTGTAGACTTAGAAGAATTACCGAAACGGATCGAAGGATATGATATTTCCCATATTCAAGGATCGAATGCGGTTGCGTCTCAAGTGGTGTTTATTGATGGGGTTCCGGCAAAACAACATTATCGTCATTATAAGATTAAAAACCCAGAGGTAAAAATTGGTCATTCTGATGACTTTGCTTCTCTTGCTGAAGTGATCCGACGGCGCTTTCGGAAGTATAACCGGAATAGTCTAACCTCTCTCCCAACCCCTCTCCTACAAGGCGAGGGGAGTTTATCGTCTGAGTCTGATTTACCGGATTTAATTATGATTGATGGGGGAAAAGGACAATTGTCTGCGGTGGTGGAGGTTTTGCAGGAGATGAATTTATTGTCAGAGTTACGGGTTGTGAGTTTAGCTAAACAACGGGAGGAAATTTTTCTACCTGGGGAGTCTGAACCTTTAGCGACGGATGCTGAACAACCAGGGGTGCAGTTATTGAGAAGGGTTAGGGATGAGGCGCATCGGTTTGCGGTGAGTTTTCATCGTCAACAACGGATGAAGAATAGTCGGCGATCGCGTTTAGATGAAATTCCGGGTTTAGGGTTTGGGCGACAAAAACAATTATTAGCTCATTTTCATTCTGTTGATTATATTCGTCAAGCTACGATCGATCAATTGATGGAAGTTTCAGGCATTGGGGAACAATTAGCCCAAGAAATTTATAATTATTTTCATCCGGCTTAA
- the ruvB gene encoding Holliday junction branch migration DNA helicase RuvB: protein MAIKRSSQDPHSPLHPPHISPSEKKNKPHQDHRLLETGRLEETEAAEDSIRPRNLNDYIGQKELKEVLKIAIGAAKVRKEALDHLLLYGPPGLGKTTMALILAAEMGVNCKITAAPALERPRDITGLLINLKPGDILFIDEIHRLNRMSEELLYPAMEDQRLDITTGKGKSAKIRSIPLSPFTLIGATTKIGALTSPLRDRFGLIQRLRFYEVDELCLVVLRTAKILNAKIKEEGALEIARRSRGTPRIANRLLKRVRDYALVKKIESITEALAAEALDKLNVDSRGLDWTDRLVLDTIIQQFRGGPVGLETVAAATGEDAKTIEEVYEPYLLQIGYLNRTSRGRIATEAAYQHLGYDYIFNRKIN from the coding sequence ATGGCCATTAAAAGATCTTCTCAAGATCCTCATTCCCCCTTACACCCCCCTCACATTTCCCCGTCAGAAAAAAAAAATAAGCCTCATCAAGACCATCGACTTCTAGAAACGGGTAGGTTAGAAGAAACCGAAGCGGCAGAAGATTCTATTCGGCCTCGTAATCTGAATGATTATATCGGGCAAAAGGAATTAAAAGAAGTATTGAAAATTGCCATCGGAGCGGCTAAAGTCAGAAAAGAGGCTTTAGATCACCTTTTATTGTATGGCCCTCCCGGATTAGGGAAAACAACGATGGCTCTCATTTTAGCGGCTGAGATGGGGGTAAATTGTAAAATTACCGCCGCCCCGGCTTTGGAACGTCCTAGAGATATTACCGGTCTTTTGATTAATCTTAAACCTGGGGATATCCTCTTTATTGATGAAATTCATCGTCTCAACCGTATGAGTGAAGAATTACTTTATCCGGCTATGGAAGATCAACGTCTTGATATTACCACCGGAAAGGGTAAATCTGCCAAAATTCGCAGTATTCCTTTATCTCCCTTTACCTTAATCGGAGCAACCACTAAAATAGGGGCATTAACTTCACCTTTGCGCGATCGCTTTGGGTTAATTCAACGCCTCAGATTTTATGAGGTGGATGAACTTTGTTTAGTTGTGTTAAGAACGGCAAAGATTCTTAATGCTAAAATTAAGGAAGAGGGGGCGTTAGAAATTGCCCGACGTTCTAGGGGAACTCCTCGTATTGCTAACCGTTTATTAAAGCGAGTCCGAGATTATGCCCTAGTTAAAAAGATAGAATCGATTACAGAGGCTTTAGCGGCAGAAGCGTTAGATAAATTAAATGTGGATAGTCGGGGTTTAGATTGGACGGATAGATTAGTTTTAGATACAATTATACAGCAGTTTCGAGGGGGGCCGGTCGGGTTAGAAACGGTGGCTGCCGCAACGGGAGAAGATGCCAAAACCATTGAGGAAGTTTATGAACCTTATTTATTACAAATTGGGTATTTAAATCGAACCTCTAGAGGCAGAATAGCAACGGAAGCCGCCTATCAACATTTAGGCTATGATTATATATTCAACCGTAAAATAAATTAA
- the hisF gene encoding imidazole glycerol phosphate synthase subunit HisF — MLAKRILPCLDVNAGRVVKGVNFVNLQDAGDPVELAKVYNDAGADELVFLDITATHEDRDIIIDVVYRTAEQVFIPLTVGGGIQSLETIKNLLRAGADKVSINSTAVRQPDFINQASDRFGKQCIVVAIDARRRTDGNNPGWDVYVRGGRENTGLDAVNWAKEVEKRGAGELLITSMDGDGTQAGYDLELTRTIAEQVEIPVIASGGAGNCEHIYEALTTGKAEAALLASLLHYGQLSIDEIKNYLKTRQIPVRSWSTH; from the coding sequence ATGTTAGCTAAACGTATTTTACCTTGTTTGGATGTTAACGCCGGTCGTGTCGTTAAAGGGGTAAATTTTGTTAATCTACAAGATGCCGGCGATCCGGTAGAATTAGCCAAAGTTTATAATGATGCTGGCGCTGATGAGTTAGTCTTTCTCGATATTACCGCGACTCATGAAGATCGAGATATTATCATTGATGTGGTTTATCGTACCGCAGAACAGGTCTTTATTCCCCTGACCGTTGGCGGTGGCATTCAATCCTTAGAAACAATTAAAAATTTGTTAAGAGCCGGGGCGGATAAAGTGAGTATTAATTCCACCGCAGTCCGTCAACCGGATTTTATTAACCAAGCTAGCGATCGCTTTGGGAAACAGTGTATTGTCGTTGCTATTGATGCTAGACGGCGCACAGATGGCAATAATCCTGGTTGGGACGTTTATGTGCGAGGAGGACGGGAAAATACAGGACTAGATGCGGTTAATTGGGCTAAAGAAGTCGAAAAACGGGGAGCAGGAGAATTATTAATTACCAGTATGGATGGAGACGGAACTCAAGCCGGTTATGACTTAGAACTGACTCGTACCATTGCTGAACAAGTGGAAATTCCGGTCATTGCTTCCGGTGGCGCTGGTAATTGTGAACATATTTACGAAGCATTGACTACAGGCAAGGCAGAAGCAGCTTTACTGGCATCATTGTTACATTATGGACAATTATCTATTGATGAGATTAAAAATTACCTAAAAACTCGTCAAATCCCTGTCCGCTCTTGGTCAACCCACTGA
- a CDS encoding type 1 glutamine amidotransferase, whose amino-acid sequence METMELKIGWLYPTLMSTYGDRGNVICLQRRCQWRNLPVTIIPLDQQASPTQLKEVDLIVGGGAQDRQQEIVMRDLKGAKADILRDKIESGTPGVFTCGSPQLLGHYYEPALGQRIEGLGLLDFVSKHPGIEAKRCIGNVVFEVTASPLAEDLKTMLGIAPLIIGFENHGGRTYLGKVAPLGKVIKGYGNNGEDGYEGAFYHHAIATYSHGPLLPKNPFMADWLIQKALEQKYQTSINLTKLDDSLAFQAREAMFKRLDLNN is encoded by the coding sequence ATGGAAACAATGGAACTTAAAATCGGTTGGTTATATCCAACTTTAATGAGTACCTACGGCGATCGCGGAAATGTTATCTGTTTGCAACGCCGGTGTCAATGGCGCAATCTTCCCGTGACGATCATCCCTTTAGATCAACAAGCCTCTCCGACTCAATTAAAAGAAGTTGATCTGATTGTCGGAGGAGGGGCACAAGATCGACAGCAGGAAATTGTCATGCGGGATTTAAAAGGCGCAAAAGCGGATATTTTACGCGATAAAATAGAATCCGGCACTCCTGGAGTCTTTACTTGTGGTTCTCCCCAATTGTTAGGCCATTACTATGAACCGGCTTTAGGACAACGCATTGAAGGATTAGGACTCCTAGACTTTGTCAGTAAACACCCAGGTATTGAGGCTAAACGTTGTATTGGCAACGTAGTATTTGAAGTGACGGCTTCTCCCCTCGCCGAAGACTTAAAAACCATGTTAGGAATTGCCCCCCTAATCATTGGGTTTGAAAATCACGGGGGACGAACTTATTTAGGCAAAGTCGCCCCCTTGGGAAAAGTGATTAAAGGCTATGGGAATAATGGGGAAGATGGTTATGAAGGCGCTTTCTATCATCATGCGATCGCTACCTATTCTCACGGGCCTTTATTACCCAAAAATCCTTTTATGGCTGACTGGTTAATTCAAAAAGCTTTAGAACAAAAGTATCAAACTTCCATTAACTTAACAAAACTTGATGATTCCTTGGCATTTCAAGCCAGAGAAGCAATGTTTAAACGACTAGACTTAAACAATTGA
- a CDS encoding Mur ligase family protein yields the protein MQLLDRVRLGLAVAVAKTVTALVRMLRLGSASVLPGEIARRLHPRLLSLLSEQVSQGIILIVGTNGKTTTSLLLRTILERQGWRITHNETGANLINGLVTTLLGNANLIGQLKTDYAILEVDENILPLLLKECQPNYIVALNLFRDQLDRYGEVDLISNRWQAAIAPLSQNTVIVVNADDPTLSYLGQQLPQRVLFFGLTEPDLYLDEIPHAVDSIYCPRCGHPLDYQGVYLSHLGDFHCPSCGFSKSKPEFFSQDWPQILIGVYNKYNTLAAGLVAQEIGVKTEVIFDTIKTFKAAFGRAEELTVQGKHIRILLSKNPVGMNETIRAVHDLKIQGKSSITLMVLNDRIPDGTDVSWIWDVDTEKLVQLGGILIVSGDRVYDMALRLKYSQEFISNEQHLIIEPDLPKAIQLAIDKTPDDETLHILPTYSAMLEVREILTGRKIL from the coding sequence ATGCAACTGTTAGATCGAGTTCGTTTAGGGTTAGCTGTCGCTGTTGCTAAGACAGTTACGGCCTTGGTTCGGATGTTACGCTTAGGATCTGCGAGTGTTTTACCGGGTGAAATTGCCCGTCGTCTTCATCCTCGCTTATTATCTCTTTTATCTGAACAAGTCAGTCAGGGTATTATTTTAATTGTAGGAACGAATGGAAAAACGACAACCTCTCTCCTCCTACGAACTATTTTAGAGCGTCAAGGATGGCGCATCACTCATAATGAAACCGGTGCTAATTTAATTAATGGGTTAGTCACGACTTTATTGGGCAATGCTAATCTAATCGGTCAATTGAAGACAGATTATGCCATTTTAGAAGTCGATGAAAATATTTTACCCTTACTCTTAAAAGAATGTCAGCCTAACTATATTGTTGCCTTAAATTTATTTCGAGATCAACTCGATCGTTATGGGGAAGTTGACCTAATTTCAAACCGTTGGCAAGCTGCGATCGCTCCCCTTTCTCAGAATACGGTTATCGTTGTTAATGCTGATGATCCGACTCTCTCTTATTTAGGTCAACAATTGCCTCAACGGGTTTTATTTTTTGGATTAACTGAACCGGATTTATATCTCGATGAGATTCCCCATGCCGTTGATTCTATTTATTGTCCCAGGTGTGGGCATCCTTTAGACTATCAAGGGGTTTATTTATCTCATTTAGGGGATTTTCATTGTCCCAGTTGCGGATTTAGCAAGAGTAAACCCGAATTTTTCAGTCAAGATTGGCCTCAAATTCTCATCGGAGTTTATAACAAATATAATACTTTAGCGGCGGGATTAGTTGCCCAGGAAATTGGGGTTAAAACTGAGGTTATTTTTGACACAATCAAGACTTTTAAGGCGGCTTTTGGACGGGCAGAAGAGTTAACCGTTCAAGGCAAACATATTCGCATTTTATTATCTAAAAATCCGGTGGGAATGAATGAGACAATTCGCGCCGTTCATGACCTGAAAATTCAAGGAAAATCTTCTATTACTTTGATGGTTTTAAATGATCGCATTCCCGATGGAACTGATGTATCTTGGATTTGGGATGTAGACACGGAAAAATTAGTTCAATTGGGAGGCATATTAATTGTCAGTGGCGATCGGGTTTATGATATGGCTTTACGGTTAAAGTATAGCCAAGAATTTATCAGCAATGAGCAACATTTAATCATTGAACCCGATTTACCTAAAGCGATCCAACTGGCTATCGATAAAACCCCTGATGACGAAACCCTTCATATTTTACCCACCTATTCAGCGATGCTAGAAGTTCGAGAAATTTTAACGGGTAGAAAAATTTTATAG
- a CDS encoding HhoA/HhoB/HtrA family serine endopeptidase: protein MSLSIKQIGISLGLLAVGTGIGVLGSQHLINQPTTTAQQKPQQIVPAGLPSFSLPTNSSQNDEDLNFIAKAVKKVGPAVVRIDAAREVAQQLPEGFEHPLFRHFFGNEVPIPKDHIERGTGSGFIISSDGELLTNAHVVQGATAVKVTLKNGRTYEGQVIGIDEMTDVAVVKIEATDLPTVSLGEAQTLQPGEWAIAIGNPLGLDNTVTVGIISALGRTSTEVGVPDKRVRFIQTDAAINPGNSGGPLLNSQGEVVGINTAIRANAQGLGFAIPIETATKVADQLFTTGKAEHPYLGIHMVTLTPEIREQVNKSEEFKIKIAQDIGVLVIRVVDNSPAQQAGFQAGDIIEEVGGQPVETATDVQEQVEASTIGEDLEVKINRQGATKILAVRPGAFPEQSMR, encoded by the coding sequence ATGAGTTTATCGATTAAACAAATAGGAATTTCTTTAGGATTATTAGCAGTTGGCACTGGTATAGGGGTTTTAGGAAGTCAACATTTAATCAACCAACCAACAACAACGGCACAACAAAAGCCCCAGCAAATAGTGCCGGCAGGACTCCCTTCCTTTTCTTTACCCACGAATTCATCACAAAACGATGAAGATTTAAACTTTATTGCTAAAGCCGTAAAAAAGGTGGGGCCGGCAGTGGTGAGAATTGATGCAGCCAGAGAAGTCGCCCAACAACTGCCCGAAGGCTTTGAACATCCTTTATTTCGTCATTTCTTTGGCAATGAAGTTCCTATCCCCAAAGATCATATAGAACGGGGTACAGGCTCAGGATTTATTATAAGCTCCGATGGAGAATTGCTCACTAATGCCCACGTCGTTCAAGGTGCAACGGCGGTAAAAGTCACCCTCAAAAATGGTCGAACTTATGAGGGACAAGTGATAGGAATAGATGAGATGACCGATGTGGCAGTGGTTAAAATTGAGGCCACTGATTTACCTACCGTCAGTTTAGGAGAAGCACAAACGTTACAGCCTGGGGAATGGGCGATCGCTATTGGCAATCCTTTAGGATTAGATAATACGGTAACAGTAGGTATTATTAGCGCGTTAGGGCGTACTAGCACCGAGGTGGGAGTTCCCGACAAACGGGTGAGGTTTATTCAAACCGATGCCGCTATTAACCCCGGTAATTCTGGGGGGCCGTTACTAAATTCTCAAGGGGAAGTCGTGGGAATTAATACGGCTATTCGGGCGAATGCACAAGGGTTAGGGTTTGCAATTCCCATTGAAACGGCGACTAAAGTGGCGGATCAACTATTTACCACTGGAAAAGCAGAACATCCCTATTTAGGAATTCATATGGTAACCCTTACTCCAGAAATAAGGGAACAGGTCAATAAAAGTGAAGAGTTTAAGATTAAAATTGCTCAAGATATAGGGGTGTTAGTGATTCGGGTTGTGGATAATTCTCCAGCACAACAAGCCGGATTTCAAGCCGGGGATATTATTGAAGAAGTCGGAGGTCAACCGGTAGAAACGGCCACAGATGTACAAGAACAAGTAGAAGCCAGTACCATCGGAGAAGATTTAGAGGTAAAAATTAACCGTCAAGGAGCAACAAAAATTCTGGCAGTACGTCCGGGCGCATTTCCCGAACAATCCATGAGATAA
- a CDS encoding DUF29 domain-containing protein — MQTYEKDFYQWTIDQAQALRSRDDSSLDWNNLTLEIESLGKEQLHAVESYLKQLIAHQFKLQYVDDEYCRRGWQKEINNFLDQIEDRLTNSMKPKIDLEKVYRRARRDVLIDYPELEGILPEKCPDSLDDLLR, encoded by the coding sequence ATGCAGACTTATGAAAAAGACTTTTATCAATGGACGATAGACCAAGCACAAGCTTTACGATCGCGTGATGATAGCTCTTTAGATTGGAATAATTTAACTCTTGAGATAGAATCATTGGGTAAGGAGCAACTACACGCTGTAGAAAGTTATTTAAAACAATTAATCGCCCATCAGTTTAAGCTTCAATATGTGGATGACGAGTATTGTCGTAGGGGTTGGCAAAAAGAAATTAACAACTTTCTCGATCAAATCGAAGATCGCTTAACCAATTCCATGAAACCTAAAATTGATTTAGAAAAGGTTTATCGACGGGCAAGACGGGATGTATTGATAGATTACCCGGAGCTTGAGGGGATACTTCCTGAAAAATGTCCTGACAGTCTTGATGATCTGTTGAGGTAA
- a CDS encoding SDR family oxidoreductase → MNRVLITGASGFLGWNLCQIAQTSWEIYGTYYSHAIQSPNVNFLKVDLTDFNNLKQLFADVNPTGVIHLAAQSKPNFCQQYPEPSYLINVTTSLNIAGLCADYDIPCVFTSTDLVFDGLNPPYKETDPVSPISYYGEQKVLAEQGMLQRYPKTVICRMPLMFGFPSPVADSFIQSFLTTLQQGKELKLFIDEWRTPVSGSTAAKGLLLALEKGERILHLGGKERISRYEFGGLMAEVLQLKTELIKPCSQKDVIMAAPRPTDVSLDSSKAFALGYEPLSLREELQQLKSLVGENM, encoded by the coding sequence ATGAATAGAGTGTTAATTACGGGTGCTAGTGGTTTTTTAGGCTGGAATCTTTGCCAAATTGCTCAAACGTCCTGGGAAATTTATGGAACGTATTATTCCCATGCTATTCAATCCCCAAATGTTAATTTTTTAAAAGTTGACTTGACAGATTTTAATAATCTTAAACAACTTTTTGCTGATGTCAACCCCACTGGGGTCATTCATCTGGCGGCTCAATCTAAACCTAATTTTTGTCAACAGTATCCTGAACCCTCTTATTTAATTAATGTAACGACTTCGTTAAATATTGCGGGTTTATGTGCGGATTATGATATTCCCTGTGTTTTTACCTCTACTGATCTAGTTTTTGATGGATTAAATCCACCTTACAAAGAAACTGATCCGGTTTCCCCTATTAGTTATTATGGAGAACAAAAAGTTCTGGCTGAACAGGGAATGTTACAACGGTATCCTAAGACCGTAATTTGTAGAATGCCGTTAATGTTCGGCTTCCCGTCTCCTGTGGCGGATAGTTTTATTCAATCTTTTCTTACAACTCTGCAACAAGGAAAAGAGTTAAAGTTATTTATCGATGAGTGGAGAACTCCAGTCAGTGGCTCAACGGCAGCAAAAGGACTGTTATTAGCCTTAGAAAAAGGAGAGAGAATACTCCATTTAGGGGGAAAAGAGAGGATTTCTCGTTATGAATTTGGGGGGTTAATGGCAGAGGTTTTACAACTGAAAACAGAGCTAATTAAGCCTTGTTCCCAGAAAGATGTGATTATGGCTGCTCCTCGACCGACTGATGTTTCTTTAGATAGTTCCAAGGCTTTCGCGTTAGGATATGAGCCGTTATCGCTACGGGAAGAATTGCAACAATTAAAGAGCTTGGTTGGGGAAAATATGTAG
- the psbA gene encoding photosystem II q(b) protein has product MSNVILGRRELDLGTTWEKFCQWITSTENRIYIGWFGVLMIPTLFAAAMCFAIAFVCAPPVDMDGIREPVLGSLLSGNNFISAAVIPTSAAIGLHYYPIWDAASLDEWLYNGGPYQLIIFHFLIGIWCYLGRLWELSYRLGMRPWIAVAYSAPVAAASAVFLVYPIGQGSFSEGMPLGISGTFYFMLGFQADHNILMHPLHMLAVAGIFGGALLSSLHGSLVTSSLVQETTEEESINQGYRFGQQETTYNLLAGHEGYLGRLLVPGLGLRNSRSLHFIIAAVPVIGIWCATLAVGTMAFNLNGFNFNQSVVDSQGHPIYTDADLLNRANLGIRAMHAPNAHHFPLTLAGGEALPIS; this is encoded by the coding sequence ATGAGCAATGTCATTTTAGGTCGTCGTGAATTAGATCTGGGTACTACTTGGGAAAAATTCTGTCAGTGGATAACTAGCACAGAAAATCGCATCTACATCGGATGGTTTGGCGTATTAATGATTCCTACGCTTTTTGCGGCTGCCATGTGTTTTGCGATCGCTTTTGTCTGCGCTCCCCCAGTGGATATGGACGGAATTAGAGAGCCTGTTTTGGGGTCTTTATTAAGTGGCAATAACTTCATTAGTGCGGCTGTCATTCCCACCTCCGCCGCCATCGGATTACATTATTATCCGATTTGGGATGCTGCCTCTCTAGATGAGTGGTTATACAATGGAGGGCCTTATCAATTAATTATTTTCCATTTCCTGATCGGGATTTGGTGCTATTTAGGACGTTTATGGGAATTAAGCTATCGTTTAGGGATGCGTCCTTGGATTGCGGTGGCTTATTCTGCGCCGGTTGCTGCGGCTAGTGCGGTTTTCCTCGTGTATCCTATTGGTCAAGGGAGTTTTTCTGAAGGAATGCCTCTGGGTATCAGTGGAACATTTTACTTTATGTTAGGGTTTCAAGCTGACCACAATATTTTAATGCACCCTCTGCATATGTTAGCAGTAGCAGGGATTTTTGGCGGTGCTTTATTGTCTTCTTTACATGGATCTTTGGTCACTTCTAGTTTAGTTCAAGAAACCACTGAAGAAGAATCCATTAACCAAGGCTATAGATTTGGTCAACAAGAAACCACCTATAATTTACTTGCCGGTCATGAGGGTTATTTAGGTCGTCTTTTAGTCCCTGGACTCGGTTTACGCAATAGTCGCTCTCTCCACTTTATCATTGCGGCTGTTCCTGTGATTGGGATTTGGTGCGCTACCTTAGCGGTAGGAACAATGGCTTTTAATCTCAACGGATTTAATTTTAATCAATCTGTTGTGGATAGTCAGGGTCATCCTATTTACACCGATGCAGATTTACTGAACCGAGCTAATTTAGGAATTAGAGCAATGCACGCTCCTAATGCTCATCATTTTCCTTTAACTTTAGCCGGAGGAGAAGCTTTACCGATTAGTTAA
- a CDS encoding TIR domain-containing protein, which translates to MTYLKDQSSTTTQIFISYVGSDIVAAKAIVEGLRSRNLDVWLDEYELKAGENWVDSIRNAISASSYFFLLLSKDSVNSPFINTEFISILKELQIRNITLIPILLENCEIPQPLAVYQFFDMRSGIEENLDQLANTLKSASKIDFEKLTPKTFDQLVIDLLKKLGFVNSKLNSQINELGIDAIVEFPQKDPFGSEIREIYLVETKFYRHSRPDLRALRQLVEYTKILSEIDQALLITNGQLTSTAHDWANDATKNTGIPIRIIDGTELKRLLLQNTDLVSQYFTPILSNAS; encoded by the coding sequence ATGACTTATCTTAAAGATCAATCCAGTACAACAACACAAATTTTTATTAGTTATGTGGGATCAGATATAGTTGCTGCAAAAGCAATTGTAGAAGGGTTAAGATCCCGTAATCTTGATGTGTGGTTGGATGAATATGAACTTAAAGCTGGAGAAAATTGGGTTGATTCTATTCGTAATGCTATTTCAGCAAGTTCCTACTTTTTCCTGCTACTATCCAAAGATTCTGTAAATTCCCCTTTTATAAATACCGAATTTATTTCTATACTTAAGGAATTGCAAATCCGAAATATTACATTAATACCAATTCTTTTAGAAAATTGTGAGATTCCGCAACCGTTAGCCGTCTATCAGTTTTTCGATATGAGAAGCGGAATAGAGGAAAATTTAGACCAATTAGCTAATACTCTTAAATCTGCCTCAAAAATTGATTTTGAAAAATTAACTCCAAAAACATTTGACCAACTCGTTATAGATCTTCTTAAAAAACTAGGTTTTGTCAATTCTAAGCTTAATAGTCAAATTAACGAGTTAGGTATTGACGCTATCGTAGAGTTTCCACAAAAAGACCCTTTTGGCTCTGAAATCCGTGAAATTTATTTAGTTGAAACTAAGTTTTATCGCCATTCTCGTCCTGATTTGCGAGCGCTTAGACAACTTGTTGAATATACTAAAATACTTTCTGAAATTGATCAAGCCCTTCTTATTACTAACGGACAACTTACTTCTACTGCTCATGATTGGGCAAATGATGCAACAAAAAATACTGGTATTCCAATTCGTATTATTGATGGGACAGAATTGAAGCGACTTCTGCTACAAAACACCGATTTAGTTTCTCAATACTTTACTCCTATTCTGAGTAATGCTTCATGA